The nucleotide window CTGGAGGAGGAGTAATTGTTGCTGGACCATAAATTATATGTCAAAAAATCTATTAAAATATTTCATAAATACTGTTATAGCTTTTTTTGCTATATCAGTATTTTCTATTAATCAAATTAAAAAAGATTCTTCCTATATATACTTTACTGAAGGAATTAAATCTATTAAACTCAATAAAGCTGACTTAGCATATAAATATATTTTAAAGTCAAAAGAATTATATTTAACAAGAAAAAAAATTGACAGTGTTTTTATTTGTAATATAGAATTATATGACATTGTAAAATCTCAAAAAAAGCTAAATAAAGACCCGTTACAATACTTAAAAGAAAACCAGCAATATAAAATAACAGATACCGTATGGGTTATTGCTTTAAAAAACAGATTCGCTTCCTATTTTTTTAATCAAAACTCCCCTATAACTTCAGCAAAATATTATAAAGAATCTTTAAAGTTATGTTTTAAGATTAATAGAAAAGATTATGCTCAGAATACTTATACTAATCTTGGTTTGTTATACTCTATTAAAAAGCCTGATTCTGCAAGTTATTTTCTAAATAAAGCTTTAAATACAACTTCTGTTAATAACCCTGATAAACTAATTGGTATATACATAAACCTTATCAATTTATATCAAAAACAAAAAAACTACCGTAAAGCTATAGAAATTCTTGAAAAAACTAAAAACTTAAAACTTTCTCAATATGAAGTAAAATATCAAAAAATAATTTATCAAAAATTAGCTGACTGTTACCAACAAATAGGCAATTATCAAAGAGCATATAAATATCAACAAAATTATATTTTATATAAAGATAGTTTAAATACAAGCCAACAAAACATAGCAATTGCTAACCTAGATAAAAAGTACAAAGTAACAGAAAAAGAAAAGGAAAATTTACAGTTAAAGCAAGATAACTTAATCAATGAGCAACAAATAAAACATGGTAAAAATTTATTTTATGGTGCTTTAGCTTTTTTAATACTTGGCGGAATAATTGGTTTTCTTACTTTAAAAAACTCTCGTAGAAAACGCTTATTAGCAGAACAACAAAACCAACTAGAACAACAAAAAAATCTTACTTTACTTAAAGAACAAGAATTAAATACCAT belongs to Tenacibaculum sp. MAR_2010_89 and includes:
- a CDS encoding sensor histidine kinase; amino-acid sequence: MSKNLLKYFINTVIAFFAISVFSINQIKKDSSYIYFTEGIKSIKLNKADLAYKYILKSKELYLTRKKIDSVFICNIELYDIVKSQKKLNKDPLQYLKENQQYKITDTVWVIALKNRFASYFFNQNSPITSAKYYKESLKLCFKINRKDYAQNTYTNLGLLYSIKKPDSASYFLNKALNTTSVNNPDKLIGIYINLINLYQKQKNYRKAIEILEKTKNLKLSQYEVKYQKIIYQKLADCYQQIGNYQRAYKYQQNYILYKDSLNTSQQNIAIANLDKKYKVTEKEKENLQLKQDNLINEQQIKHGKNLFYGALAFLILGGIIGFLTLKNSRRKRLLAEQQNQLEQQKNLTLLKEQELNTINAMIEGQEKERIRIAEDLHDNIGSVLATLKLHFENLQLNREKKHFNQEKLYKKTEKLIDETYLKIRSIAHAKNSGVIANKGLLVAVKIMAEKISDANKISIDVIDYGLNKRLENSLEITVFRIIQELTTNIIKHSKATHASINISQFENTLNIIVEDNGKGFDYNKIAINKGMGIGSIQTRIKHLNGTFEIDSTKNKGTSIIIDIPINNT